The proteins below are encoded in one region of Dehalococcoidia bacterium:
- a CDS encoding cyclohexanone monooxygenase yields the protein VAQGTMFTAPSCNSWYLGANIEGKPRIFMPYVGGVGRYAARCREIADNGYEGFTLA from the coding sequence AGGTCGCCCAGGGCACCATGTTCACGGCCCCATCCTGCAACTCCTGGTACCTGGGCGCGAACATAGAGGGCAAGCCGCGCATCTTCATGCCCTACGTCGGCGGCGTCGGCCGCTACGCCGCCAGGTGCCGCGAAATCGCCGACAACGGCTACGAGGGCTTCACTCTGGCTTAG